The Anopheles marshallii chromosome X, idAnoMarsDA_429_01, whole genome shotgun sequence genome includes a window with the following:
- the LOC128710248 gene encoding uncharacterized protein LOC128710248, with protein MKLLPVLLLTLGVTFCWAKPAPQEVPDMPVEMNTADKMETVSAVNEAEATTVSASTTTTMQSMSSQAVTSVGTSSSTTAAPAMDEAVTSQTTVVVADSSPESSTASQVVPESSPASQVAAESSTASQDVVESSTSSQPASTPSTAATEPVSVQTSEEPASSTGTTAAQESSTSAAVEPSDTNTEPAAVSSSAAEGEQVTAATNTDTTQAPSAEASDATNMVQTSASDATVSAASTPAAAAVTTAEVSDTTTTSTSTSTTTTAGSVPTTEPVSTTSAAPVSVEVTTTTTTTTTTTAASTEVDASNDSSSGSTESA; from the exons ATGAAGCTGTTGCCAGTTTTGCTGCTGACGCTGGGTGTTACCTTCTGCTGGGCTAAACCTGCCCCGCAAGAGGTACCGGATATGCCAGTGGAAATGAACACCGCTGACAAAATGGAAACCGTTTCGGCCGTAAACGAGGCGGAAGCTACTACAGTCAGTGCGTCAACCACTACCACTATGCAGTCCATGTCATCTCAAGCGGTAACGTCCGTGGGCACCTCCTCGTCTACTACTGCTGCACCCGCAATGGACGAAGCCGTCACAAGCCAAACCACGGTCGTGGTGGCTGATTCTAGCCCAGAGTCTTCCACTGCTAGCCAG GTGGTTCCGGAGTCTTCCCCTGCCAGTCAGGTAGCTGCAGAATCGTCAACCGCCAGTCAAGATGTGGTGGAATCGTCCACCAGCAGTCAACCAGCCTCAACACCATCGACCGCTGCGACCGAACCTGTCAGTGTGCAGACGAGCGAGGAACCTGCCAGTAGCACCGGTACCACCGCTGCTCAAGAATCTTCCACCAGCGCGGCAGTGGAACCATCCGATACCAACACGGAACCGGCGGCTGTCAGTTCATCCGCTGCTGAAGGTGAGCAGGTGACAGCGGCCACGAACACCGACACCACACAGGCACCAAGCGCCGAAGCAAGTGATGCCACCAACATGGTACAGACATCAGCGAGCGATGCTACCGTCTCAGCTGCAAGTACtcctgctgccgctgctgtaACGACTGCTGAAGTGAGCGATACCACCACCACTTCTACATCGacttcaacaacaaccaccgcAGGTAGCGTTCCTACTACAGAACCGGTGTCTACCACATCTGCCGCACCAGTATCAGTCGAGgttactaccaccaccaccaccactactactactaccgctGCCTCGACGGAGGTCGATGCGTCCAATGACTCTTCGTCCGGATCTACGGAGAGTGCATAA
- the LOC128710141 gene encoding serine/threonine-protein kinase S6KL — MGNADIRAIEPAISCDSNPALDEQPQSSHYQDVPEKVPGRKERRKDNRVVSFQLPQSADGANLGRVGRWYHETLAHRSYIVRLHGVVVRVANVLRTLRQNYRKNGTHRIRPLARISRRRWHQTTLDSETQLLKSCWPVPQTERLFLPTFPVDERRSERYVERSHLADGAFGRVYRVQDACHNATVDASPHWYALKILQKSNIVLSDSAGQVRDEVKIQTICGHHPFIVPCVDYWQNRTSIFLLCEFYSNGEIFHRLKSFTVQLVQLYVAELALALDFLHNAGIIYRDLKPENILLDDQFHIKLIDFGLSKWLSIGDRTTTLCGTIQYMAPEILQGEPYGHTVDWWALGVLACRMYTGRYPNMDPAEYLRATVAGLDTHPATATRPSAYAATAINRSTVTRLLPESVDRLVPEGRDLLQRLLQPDPKDRIRSLLQLQRIALYQHYRWDAVRHMKIRPRDLFDEECLTEMEDIAFPEF, encoded by the exons ATGGGCAACGCAGACATCCGGGCTATCGAGCCTGCGATAAGCTGTGACAGCAATCCCGCACTAGACGAGCAACCACAAAGCAGTCATTATCAGGACGTACCGGAGAAGGTACCGGGACGAAAGGAACGTCGCAAGGACAATCGGGTCGTGTCGTTTCAG CTACCACAATCTGCTGACGGTGCGAATTTGGGCCGCGTTGGACGGTGGTACCATGAAACATTAGCACATCGCAGTTACATCGTCCGGCTGCACGGTGTTGTCGTGAGGGTCGCGAATGTACTGCGCACCTTACGGCAAAACTACAGGAAAAACGGTACTCACCGGATACGGCCACTAGCACGCATATCCCGAAGACG GTGGCACCAAACGACATTGGACAGTGAGACACAGCTGCTGAAGAGCTGTTGGCCGGTACCGCAAACCGAACGCCTGTTTCTACCCACATTTCCGGTGGATGAGCGTCGCTCCGAGCGTTACGTTGAGCGGTCCCATCTCGCGGATGGTGCATTCGGTCGGGTGTACCGCGTACAGGACGCGTGTCATAATGCGACTGTAGACGCCAGTCCCCATTGGTACGCTTTGAAGATTTTACAAAAATCCAAC ATCGTTCTGTCCGATTCAGCTGGACAGGTAAGGGACGAAGTCAAGATACAGACAATCTGTGGACATCATCCCTTTATAGTACCCTGTGTCGATTATTGGCAAAATCGTACCAGCATATTTTTGT TGTGCGAATTCTACAGCAATGGAGAAATATTTCACCGTCTAAAGTCCTTCACTGTTCAGTTGGTTCAGTTATATGTGGCGGAGCTAGCCTTAGCCCTTG ATTTCCTCCACAACGCTGGTATCATCTACCGTGATTTGAAGCCGGAAAACATACTACTTGATGATCAGTTTCACATCAAACTGATTGACTTCGGGCTCAGCAAGTGGCTTAGCATTGGCGATCGAACTACAACGCTCTGCGGCACGATACAGTATATGG CACCGGAAATTCTGCAAGGCGAACCGTACGGACACACCGTCGACTGGTGGGCCCTCGGGGTATTGGCGTGCCGGATGTACACCGGACGG TACCCGAACATGGACCCGGCCGAGTATTTGCGGGCAACGGTTGCCGGGCTGGACACGCATCCAGCAACGGCAACGCGCCCCTCGGCATACGCTGCCACCGCAATCAACCGGTCCACGGTGACGCGCCTGTTGCCGGAATCGGTCGACCGGCTAGTGCCAGAAGGACGCGATCTGCTGCAGCGCTTGCTCCAGCCAGACCCGAAAGATCGGATACGGtcgctgctgcagctgcagcgTATCGCCCTCTATCAGCACTATCGGTGGGATGCTGTACGCCATATGAAG ATTCGACCGCGAGATCTGTTCGACGAGGAGTGCCTAACAGAAATGGAAGATATCGCATTTCCGGAGTTCTGA
- the LOC128710355 gene encoding autophagy-related protein 101 codes for MNARSQTFDLRMEGRQVDEAVLSIFHTILFHRSLGKFMYTEEAMYSVGTIGYRDVDCDFFDFTYVCCTSPRLEETLRREISNFSRQLRSNDSGGTGQISLEFFQRKKTRWPFQTDCIPWEVWTIRLELLTLTNEDDWLVCRERVSDMLTDKIFCITEIMNRHDYVPKIPNQTELDMVFDTTYPDVQPYLFQFKFSTAGPSGSSVSNTVKKLFKETLNVSL; via the coding sequence ATGAATGCCCGTTCACAAACGTTTGATCTGCGCATGGAGGGCCGCCAGGTGGATGAGGCCGTCCTGAGCATCTTCCACACGATTCTGTTCCATCGCAGCCTCGGCAAGTTCATGTACACCGAGGAAGCGATGTATTCGGTCGGTACGATCGGTTACCGGGATGTggattgtgatttttttgacTTTACCTACGTTTGTTGCACATCGCCTCGGTTGGAGGAAACGCTTCGGCGTGAAATTAGCAACTTTAGCCGGCAGCTGCGTAGCAACGATAGTGGCGGCACCGGTCAGATTAGTTTGGAGTTTTTCCAGCGAAAGAAAACGCGCTGGCCGTTCCAGACGGACTGCATACCGTGGGAGGTGTGGACGATACGTCTCGAGCTGCTAACCCTCACGAACGAGGACGATTGGTTAGTGTGCCGGGAGCGGGTTAGCGATATGCTGACGGACAAAATATTCTGCATCACCGAGATTATGAACCGGCACGATTACGTGCCGAAAATACCGAACCAGACCGAGCTCGACATGGTGTTTGACACGACATACCCGGACGTTCAGCCGTACCTGTTTCAGTTCAAGTTTAGTACAGCCGGCCCGAGCGGTTCGTCCGTGAGCAACACGGTGAAGAAGCTGTTCAAGGAAACGTTGAATGTTTCATTGTGA
- the LOC128714001 gene encoding thymosin beta produces MEATGQENSPTSYPRVKPDFKSELESFRTETLSKADTQEKNCLPTAADVQSEKAQRSVIEGIEGFDASRLKHAETKEKNPLPDAEAIQAEKGVQRFIEGIEQFDTSRLKHAETLEKNPLPTRETIEEEKRA; encoded by the exons atggaagctaCCGGCCAGGAGAACTCTCCCACATCCTACCCACGCGTGAAGCCCGACTTCAAGTCGGAGCTGGAGTCGTTCCGCACGGAGACGCTTTCCAAGGCGGACACGCAGGAGAAGAACTGTCTGCCGACCGCCGCAGACGTACAGAGCGAGAAGGCCCAGCGTAGCGTGATCGAGGGCATTGAGGGATTCGATGCCTCCCGTCTGAAGCACGCCGAAACCAAGGAAAAGAACCCGCTGCCGGATGCGGAAG CTATCCAGGCCGAGAAGGGCGTCCAGCGGTTCATCGAAGGTATCGAGCAGTTCGATACTTCGCGCCTGAAGCATGCTGAAACGCTGGAGAAAAATCCGCTGCCAACGCGTGAAACTATCGAGGAGGAGAAGCGCGCCTAA